The Chlorocebus sabaeus isolate Y175 chromosome 16, mChlSab1.0.hap1, whole genome shotgun sequence genome window below encodes:
- the LOC103242098 gene encoding large ribosomal subunit protein eL31-like translates to MAPAKRGGEKKKGRSAINEVVTRESTIDIHKHIHGVGFKKRAPRALKEIQKFAMKEMGTPDVRIDTRLHKAVWAKGIRNVPYRIRVRLSRQRNEDEDSPNKLYALVPYVPVTTFKNLRTSVWMRTNR, encoded by the coding sequence ATGGCTCCCGCCAAGAGGGGTGGCGAGAAGAAAAAGGGCCGTTCTGCCATCAACGAGGTGGTGACCCGAGAATCCACCATCGACATTCACAAGCACATCCATGGAGTGGGCTTCAAGAAGCGTGCCCCTCGGGCACTCAAAGAGATTCAGAAATTTGCCATGAAGGAGATGGGAACTCCAGATGTGCGCATTGATACCAGGCTCCACAAAGCTGTCTGGGCCAAAGGAATAAGGAATGTCCCATACCGGATCCGTGTGCGGCTGTCCAGACAACGTAATGAGGATGAAGATTCACCAAATAAGCTCTATGCTTTGGTTCCCTATGTACCTGTTACCACTTTCAAAAATCTACGGACGTCAGTGTGGATGAGAACTAATCGCTGA